Proteins co-encoded in one Rudaeicoccus suwonensis genomic window:
- a CDS encoding NCS1 family nucleobase:cation symporter-1, with protein sequence MTALRSEPVQGQLEHPDGRVTLEDTAVLTDSPYANRDLDPVPLPRRNWSTYNYTALWIGMSHCIPSWTLASGMIVLGMSWRQAVLIVLLANLIVLVPILLNGHGGTKYGIPFPVLARASFGVLGANIPALIRALVATCWFGIQTWIGGEGIFFLAGRVFGHGWQTASMVDGYPWTQWLSFVVFWLLEIAIIVRGIDTLRHFENWAAPVVLIGAAALLVYLCIKAGGVGDALSQPGTLHGHAFWTAFGPQLMAMIAFWATLSLNISDFTRFGGSQRKQMVGQSLGLPTTMTLFAFMSVLATSAAQKVYPSKDPIWDPIQLAAKINNVIGVLFALAIVMIATLSVNIAANLVSPSYDFANAAPKVINFRRGALITCVLSVLIFPWELVSNPHVYIYTWLGFVGAILGPVAGILVADYWFVRGRHLVVRDLYVRGRGLYWYAGGWNWRAIVAFVVAAVLAAGGSYTAAGSSGPFPTGGIIPFLQPLADYGWLVGLASAAIIYTVLMKSTKVPVRYDDPSTGMTTDTQGATV encoded by the coding sequence ATGACCGCGCTGCGGAGCGAGCCCGTGCAGGGCCAGTTGGAGCATCCCGACGGACGCGTGACCCTTGAGGACACCGCAGTCCTCACCGACAGTCCGTACGCCAACCGCGACCTCGACCCGGTGCCGCTGCCGCGGCGGAACTGGTCGACGTACAACTACACGGCGTTGTGGATCGGCATGTCCCACTGCATCCCGTCGTGGACGCTCGCCTCCGGCATGATCGTGCTCGGAATGAGTTGGCGTCAGGCGGTTCTCATCGTCCTGCTGGCCAACCTGATCGTGCTCGTGCCGATTCTGCTCAACGGCCACGGCGGGACGAAGTACGGCATACCGTTCCCGGTCCTCGCGCGCGCGTCGTTCGGGGTGCTGGGCGCCAACATCCCTGCACTCATCCGGGCACTGGTGGCCACGTGCTGGTTCGGCATACAGACCTGGATCGGCGGCGAGGGCATCTTCTTCCTGGCCGGCCGGGTCTTCGGACACGGCTGGCAGACCGCGTCGATGGTCGACGGCTACCCGTGGACCCAGTGGCTCAGCTTCGTGGTGTTCTGGTTGCTGGAGATCGCAATCATCGTGCGCGGCATCGACACCCTGCGACACTTCGAGAACTGGGCGGCGCCGGTCGTGCTCATCGGCGCTGCCGCCCTGCTGGTCTACCTGTGCATCAAGGCCGGCGGTGTCGGTGACGCCCTGTCGCAACCGGGCACTCTGCACGGTCACGCATTCTGGACGGCCTTCGGCCCGCAACTGATGGCGATGATCGCGTTCTGGGCGACGCTGTCACTGAACATCTCCGACTTCACCCGGTTCGGCGGATCGCAGCGCAAGCAGATGGTCGGCCAGTCCCTGGGGCTGCCGACGACGATGACGCTGTTCGCGTTCATGTCGGTGCTGGCGACATCGGCGGCGCAGAAGGTCTACCCCTCCAAGGACCCGATCTGGGACCCGATCCAGCTGGCCGCCAAGATCAACAACGTCATCGGCGTGCTGTTCGCGCTCGCGATCGTGATGATCGCGACGTTGTCGGTGAACATCGCCGCGAACCTCGTCAGCCCGTCCTACGACTTCGCCAACGCAGCGCCCAAGGTCATCAACTTCCGCCGCGGTGCGCTCATCACCTGCGTGCTGTCGGTGCTGATCTTCCCGTGGGAGCTCGTCTCCAACCCGCATGTCTACATCTACACGTGGCTCGGCTTCGTCGGCGCGATCCTCGGACCGGTCGCCGGAATCCTGGTCGCCGACTACTGGTTCGTGCGGGGCCGGCACCTGGTCGTGCGCGATCTGTACGTCCGCGGCCGCGGGCTCTACTGGTACGCCGGTGGTTGGAACTGGCGGGCGATCGTGGCCTTCGTCGTCGCGGCCGTGCTGGCGGCCGGCGGGTCCTACACCGCTGCCGGGTCGTCGGGACCGTTCCCCACCGGCGGCATCATCCCGTTCCTGCAACCCCTCGCCGACTACGGCTGGCTGGTCGGGCTCGCGTCCGCAGCCATCATCTACACCGTCCTGATGAAATCCACCAAAGTGCCTGTCCGGTATGACGATCCGAGCACTGGCATGACCACTGACACGCAAGGAGCGACTGTATGA
- the hydA gene encoding dihydropyrimidinase, protein MTTLIFGGQVVSPQGAAPADVLIDGEIVTAVLAPGAADALDVQADRRIDATGKYVLPGGIDVHTHMDMPFGGTFSVDDFETGTRAAAWGGTTTIVDFAVQKKGGSLQEAVDTWHAKAEGRASIDYGFHAILADVNETSLKEMDVLVDQGVSSFKLFMAYPGVFLSTDDQIIQAMFRAADNGATIMMHAENGAAIDQIVSRAVADGHTEPKYHGLTRPIALEAEAVNRATQMADVTGAPLYFVHLSSGDAVDVVAKARDEGRNVFGETCPQYLFLDESDLARPDFEGAKYVCTPALRPVEEQAKLWRGIRTNDLSVVATDHCPFCFTPDKQLGRDDFRAIPNGLPGVEHRMDLLHMGVTKGEISLARWVEIAAATPARMFGMYPKKGVIAPGSDADIVIYDPAATQIVSAQTHHMNVDYSVYEGWEFTGKVETVLSRGEVILENEHFSGALGRGKFIKRDLSQYLV, encoded by the coding sequence ATGACGACCCTCATCTTCGGCGGGCAGGTCGTGTCCCCGCAGGGTGCTGCGCCGGCCGACGTGCTCATCGACGGCGAGATTGTGACGGCGGTGCTGGCGCCCGGCGCCGCTGACGCGCTCGATGTCCAGGCAGACCGTCGCATCGACGCGACCGGCAAGTACGTGCTGCCCGGCGGCATCGACGTGCACACGCACATGGACATGCCCTTCGGCGGCACGTTCAGCGTGGACGACTTCGAGACCGGCACCCGCGCCGCCGCATGGGGTGGCACCACCACCATCGTCGACTTCGCGGTGCAGAAGAAGGGCGGCTCACTGCAGGAGGCCGTCGACACCTGGCATGCCAAGGCGGAGGGTCGCGCCAGCATCGACTACGGCTTCCACGCCATCCTCGCCGACGTCAACGAGACGTCGTTGAAGGAGATGGATGTCCTTGTCGACCAAGGGGTTTCGAGCTTCAAGTTGTTCATGGCCTACCCCGGCGTCTTCCTGTCCACCGACGACCAGATCATCCAGGCGATGTTCCGTGCGGCCGACAACGGCGCGACGATCATGATGCACGCCGAGAACGGCGCCGCCATCGACCAGATCGTCAGCCGGGCGGTGGCCGACGGCCACACCGAGCCGAAGTACCACGGCCTGACCCGGCCGATCGCCCTCGAGGCCGAAGCCGTCAACCGGGCCACCCAGATGGCCGACGTCACCGGGGCCCCGTTGTACTTCGTGCACCTCAGCAGCGGTGACGCCGTCGACGTCGTCGCCAAGGCCCGCGACGAAGGCCGCAACGTCTTCGGCGAGACCTGCCCGCAGTACCTCTTTCTCGACGAATCCGATCTGGCCAGGCCGGATTTCGAGGGTGCGAAGTACGTCTGCACGCCTGCGCTCCGACCGGTGGAGGAGCAGGCGAAGCTGTGGCGCGGCATCCGCACCAACGACCTGTCCGTCGTCGCCACCGACCACTGTCCGTTCTGCTTCACCCCCGACAAGCAACTGGGCCGCGACGACTTTCGGGCGATCCCGAACGGCCTGCCCGGCGTCGAACACCGGATGGACCTGTTGCACATGGGCGTCACCAAGGGCGAGATCAGCCTCGCCCGCTGGGTCGAGATCGCCGCGGCGACGCCGGCGCGCATGTTCGGCATGTACCCCAAGAAGGGTGTCATCGCTCCCGGTTCGGATGCCGACATCGTCATCTACGACCCGGCAGCAACCCAGATCGTCTCGGCACAGACCCACCACATGAACGTCGACTACTCGGTCTACGAGGGATGGGAGTTCACCGGCAAGGTGGAGACCGTCCTGTCCCGCGGCGAGGTGATCCTGGAGAACGAGCACTTCTCCGGAGCCCTGGGCCGCGGCAAGTTCATCAAGCGCGACCTGTCGCAATACCTGGTGTGA
- a CDS encoding TIGR03842 family LLM class F420-dependent oxidoreductase produces the protein MDFGIVLQTTPPSARVVDLAQRADRLGFDYVWTFDSHILWQDPYPIYSQILDRTRNVVVGPMVTNPSTRDATVTASLFATLNEMYGNRTVCGIGRGDSAVRVTNGRPSTLAALREAVTVIQALAGGEAIEHEGTSLRLPWAGRSRLPVWVAAYGPKALQLAGEVADGFILQLGDPQIAQWMIGAVRSAAERAKRDPDSITMCVAAPAYVTDGSDEALVHAREQCRWFGGMVGNHVADIVTRYGESSGVPTALTDYIKAREGYDYNQHGRAGNTHAAFVPDDIVDRFCVIGPAEEHIRRVQELAALGVDQFAVYLQHDDKEHTLQVYADQVLPMVNQAGQARS, from the coding sequence ATGGATTTCGGCATCGTTCTGCAGACCACCCCACCGTCGGCACGCGTGGTCGATCTGGCCCAGCGGGCCGACCGGCTCGGTTTCGACTACGTGTGGACCTTCGACAGCCACATCCTGTGGCAGGATCCCTACCCGATCTACAGTCAGATCCTGGACCGCACCCGCAATGTCGTCGTCGGGCCGATGGTCACCAATCCCTCGACCCGCGACGCAACAGTGACCGCCTCGTTGTTCGCCACTCTCAACGAGATGTACGGCAATCGCACCGTGTGCGGCATCGGCCGCGGCGACTCGGCAGTGCGTGTCACCAACGGCCGCCCGTCCACCCTCGCGGCGCTGCGCGAGGCCGTCACCGTCATACAGGCGCTGGCCGGTGGTGAGGCGATCGAGCACGAAGGCACCTCGCTACGGCTGCCGTGGGCCGGCCGGTCCCGGCTGCCGGTGTGGGTTGCAGCATACGGGCCCAAGGCCCTGCAGCTCGCCGGTGAGGTCGCCGACGGATTCATCCTGCAATTGGGCGACCCGCAGATCGCGCAGTGGATGATCGGTGCGGTGCGATCCGCTGCCGAGCGCGCGAAGCGTGATCCGGATTCGATCACGATGTGCGTCGCGGCACCGGCCTATGTCACCGACGGCAGCGACGAAGCGCTCGTGCACGCCCGCGAGCAGTGCCGCTGGTTCGGCGGAATGGTGGGCAACCACGTCGCCGACATCGTCACCAGGTATGGCGAAAGTTCCGGTGTACCAACGGCATTGACCGACTACATCAAGGCTCGCGAGGGCTACGACTACAACCAGCATGGCCGCGCGGGGAACACGCACGCTGCGTTCGTTCCTGACGACATCGTCGACCGGTTCTGCGTCATCGGGCCTGCCGAGGAGCACATCCGGCGAGTGCAGGAACTCGCCGCGTTGGGCGTCGACCAGTTCGCGGTCTACCTGCAGCACGACGACAAGGAGCACACCCTGCAGGTGTATGCCGATCAGGTGCTGCCGATGGTCAACCAGGCAGGGCAGGCGCGCAGCTGA
- a CDS encoding T6SS immunity protein Tdi1 domain-containing protein — MPESIALQPFVDAYPPDPGVRVPGEAFLAYGVAHFPEALIELWRAHGLGFYGDQQIALVDPGVWTDSLQTWLGTGVTSIPFAVTSFGHIYHYDHVDGADRIQCLDPHFQNNVVIPGDMTDFFNQHLPSRSSHLADLRALRQGARDARGALAADEIYFFTPMLALGGQVRQENLDKGNGPVHLDIVHQMVRQHVHQR, encoded by the coding sequence ATGCCGGAATCCATCGCGCTGCAGCCGTTCGTCGACGCCTACCCGCCGGACCCTGGCGTCCGCGTGCCAGGAGAGGCCTTCCTCGCGTATGGCGTGGCGCACTTCCCCGAAGCGTTGATCGAGCTGTGGCGCGCGCACGGTCTCGGGTTCTACGGCGATCAGCAGATCGCGCTCGTCGACCCCGGGGTCTGGACCGACAGCCTGCAGACCTGGCTGGGGACCGGCGTGACGAGCATCCCGTTCGCGGTGACGAGCTTCGGGCACATCTACCACTACGACCACGTCGACGGCGCCGATCGGATCCAGTGCCTCGATCCGCACTTCCAGAACAATGTGGTCATCCCCGGCGACATGACCGACTTCTTCAACCAGCACCTGCCCAGCCGCTCTTCGCATCTGGCCGACCTGCGGGCCCTGCGGCAGGGCGCTCGCGACGCGAGGGGTGCACTCGCTGCGGACGAGATCTACTTCTTCACGCCGATGCTCGCGCTCGGCGGTCAGGTGCGTCAGGAGAATCTGGACAAGGGCAACGGCCCGGTCCACCTCGACATCGTCCACCAGATGGTGCGCCAGCACGTCCATCAGCGGTAA
- the valS gene encoding valine--tRNA ligase has protein sequence MTDSASPRTPDVPDKPTVDGLEDKWDAVWREQGTYAFDRERALSLPREQVFAIDTPPPTASGSLHVGHVFGYSQADAIARYQRMRGKEVFYPLGWDDNGLPTERRVQNYYGVRGDHSAAYDPDFTPPQQGAEGKSVKAADQVPISRANFIPLCEELTVEDEKAFESCFRRLGLSVDWSQTYRTIDDRSRAAAQQAFLRNVERGEAYQAEAPGLWDVTFQSAVAQAELEARDYPGAFHRVAFHDGETPLFIETTRPELIPACVALIAHPDDERYASLFGKTVTSPLFGVEVPVLAHPAAEPDKGAGIAMCCTFGDLTDVIWWRELQLPIRSVITRNGRLQGETPDWIAGGPGEQLYAEGLAGKTVHSARVAVVDALRESGDLDGEPKATQRKANFFEKGDKPLEIVTSRQWYIRNGGRSKELREALIARGSEIDFHPGFMRSRYTNWIDGLNGDWLISRQRFFGVPFPVWYPVDADGETDYDRPILAAEASLPVDPQTDIPAGYSGEQRGVPGGFVGDPDIMDTWATSSLTPQIAGGWSVTSDAGGRNDAELFDKIFPFDYRPQGHDIIRTWLFSTVVRSHFEHGSVPWTGAGINGWILDPDRKKMSKSKGNAVTPEEVLRQHGADAVRYWAVSGRLGNDAAYDEGQMKVGRRLAMKLLNASKFALTMGDAPAVAALVTHPLDRSMLAALAQVVTDATRSYEAWDYTRSLELTESFFWTFCDDYIELVKDRAYGSHGEEAAASARAALRIALSVQLRLLAPFVPYATEEVWSWWQDGSVHRSSWPEAAECGVTDADDGTLAAAGAALAGIRKAKSDAKLGMRAEVTALTIAAPTAIQQLLRSAEADLRAAGKVTADPHYVDGDAVEVSDVALTPPPPRN, from the coding sequence ATGACTGACTCCGCCAGCCCGCGCACGCCCGACGTCCCCGACAAGCCGACCGTCGACGGCCTGGAGGACAAGTGGGATGCCGTATGGCGCGAGCAGGGCACCTACGCCTTCGACCGCGAGCGCGCGCTGTCGCTGCCGCGAGAGCAGGTCTTCGCCATCGACACTCCCCCGCCGACGGCGAGCGGGTCGCTGCACGTGGGTCACGTCTTCGGCTACAGCCAGGCCGACGCGATCGCGCGCTACCAGCGCATGCGCGGCAAGGAGGTGTTCTACCCGCTCGGGTGGGACGACAACGGCCTGCCCACCGAGCGTCGGGTGCAGAACTACTACGGCGTCCGCGGCGACCACTCCGCAGCATACGACCCGGATTTCACCCCTCCGCAGCAGGGCGCCGAGGGCAAGTCGGTCAAGGCCGCCGACCAGGTGCCGATCAGCCGCGCCAACTTCATCCCGCTGTGTGAGGAGCTCACGGTCGAGGACGAAAAAGCCTTCGAGTCCTGCTTCCGCCGCCTCGGCCTGTCGGTGGACTGGTCGCAGACCTATCGCACCATCGACGACCGTTCGCGCGCGGCTGCCCAGCAGGCGTTCCTGCGCAATGTCGAGCGCGGCGAGGCCTACCAGGCCGAAGCCCCCGGCCTCTGGGACGTGACCTTCCAGTCGGCCGTCGCGCAGGCCGAGCTCGAGGCACGCGACTACCCCGGAGCCTTCCACCGGGTGGCCTTCCACGACGGTGAGACGCCGCTGTTCATCGAGACCACCCGACCTGAGCTCATCCCGGCATGCGTGGCGCTCATCGCCCACCCCGACGACGAGCGGTATGCATCGTTGTTCGGAAAGACAGTGACCTCACCGCTTTTCGGCGTCGAGGTGCCGGTGCTGGCGCACCCCGCGGCCGAGCCCGACAAGGGCGCGGGCATCGCGATGTGCTGCACCTTCGGCGATCTCACCGACGTCATCTGGTGGCGCGAGCTGCAACTACCGATCCGTTCGGTGATCACCCGCAACGGCCGGTTGCAGGGCGAGACGCCGGACTGGATCGCGGGCGGTCCCGGCGAGCAGTTGTATGCCGAAGGTCTGGCCGGCAAGACGGTTCACTCCGCACGGGTGGCCGTCGTCGATGCGCTGCGTGAGTCCGGCGATCTCGACGGTGAGCCCAAGGCGACGCAGCGCAAGGCGAACTTCTTCGAGAAGGGCGACAAGCCGCTCGAGATCGTGACCAGCCGGCAGTGGTACATCCGCAACGGAGGTCGCAGCAAGGAACTGCGCGAAGCCCTGATCGCCCGTGGCAGCGAGATCGACTTCCACCCCGGTTTCATGCGCAGCCGCTACACCAACTGGATCGACGGGCTGAACGGCGACTGGCTGATCAGCCGCCAGCGCTTCTTCGGGGTGCCCTTCCCGGTCTGGTATCCCGTCGACGCCGACGGGGAGACCGACTACGACCGCCCGATCCTGGCGGCCGAGGCGAGCCTGCCGGTCGACCCGCAGACCGACATACCTGCCGGTTACTCCGGCGAACAGCGAGGCGTGCCAGGGGGTTTCGTCGGTGACCCGGACATCATGGACACTTGGGCGACGTCGTCGCTGACCCCGCAGATCGCCGGTGGCTGGTCGGTCACCAGCGACGCCGGTGGGCGTAACGACGCCGAACTCTTCGACAAGATCTTCCCGTTCGACTACCGACCGCAGGGCCACGACATCATCCGCACCTGGCTGTTCTCGACCGTGGTCCGCAGCCACTTCGAGCACGGCAGTGTGCCGTGGACCGGCGCCGGCATCAACGGGTGGATCCTCGACCCCGACCGCAAGAAGATGTCCAAGTCCAAGGGCAACGCGGTCACACCGGAGGAGGTGCTGCGCCAGCACGGCGCCGACGCGGTGCGTTACTGGGCCGTCTCGGGTCGTCTCGGCAATGACGCCGCGTATGACGAGGGTCAGATGAAGGTCGGCCGTCGTCTGGCGATGAAGCTGCTCAACGCCAGCAAGTTCGCGCTCACGATGGGTGACGCACCGGCGGTTGCGGCGCTGGTGACCCACCCGCTCGACCGTTCGATGCTGGCGGCTCTCGCGCAGGTCGTCACCGATGCGACGCGCAGCTACGAGGCGTGGGATTACACGCGCAGCCTCGAGCTGACCGAGTCCTTCTTCTGGACCTTCTGCGACGACTACATCGAGCTGGTCAAGGACCGCGCCTACGGTAGCCACGGCGAGGAGGCGGCAGCCAGCGCGCGCGCCGCGCTGCGGATAGCTCTCTCGGTGCAATTGCGCCTGCTCGCGCCGTTCGTGCCCTACGCCACCGAGGAAGTCTGGTCCTGGTGGCAGGACGGCTCGGTGCACCGCAGCAGCTGGCCGGAAGCCGCCGAGTGCGGTGTCACCGACGCCGATGACGGCACCCTGGCCGCCGCGGGCGCCGCGCTCGCGGGCATTCGCAAGGCCAAGTCCGACGCCAAACTCGGGATGCGTGCCGAGGTCACGGCGCTGACGATCGCGGCGCCCACCGCCATACAGCAGCTGTTGCGGTCGGCAGAGGCCGACCTGCGCGCCGCCGGAAAGGTCACCGCCGATCCGCACTACGTCGATGGGGACGCGGTCGAGGTGTCGGACGTTGCGCTGACGCCACCGCCTCCGCGCAATTGA
- a CDS encoding DUF4129 domain-containing protein has translation MLGGHHTSQTTAARSWPLVGTAAVAVATLLFLSIARRPGFAYTTGRETIGDLGVPHHAPRPTTVGSRSSAPVQAPLHSHHSLIGPSIVALVGVVLAVILVVSAVRWLMEYLRDRRRLDPIAVQVAAPSTTFAETVEQQHEAMRLGTPTNAIIACWVAFERTAAEVGVPRRPAETSGELAELICQAFSVDRAALQELAELYGEARFSDHPLQEAHRDRAIAALQRIRASLDRQPIG, from the coding sequence ATGCTCGGGGGGCACCACACATCACAGACGACGGCCGCACGCTCGTGGCCGTTGGTGGGCACAGCCGCCGTCGCCGTGGCAACCCTGTTGTTCCTCTCCATCGCCCGTCGGCCCGGCTTCGCCTACACGACCGGCCGCGAGACGATCGGCGACCTGGGTGTCCCGCACCATGCGCCTCGTCCGACGACCGTCGGTTCGCGCAGTTCCGCGCCGGTGCAGGCGCCCCTGCACTCACATCACAGCCTTATCGGACCGTCGATCGTGGCGCTGGTCGGCGTCGTCCTTGCGGTGATCCTGGTCGTGTCGGCAGTGCGCTGGTTGATGGAGTACCTGCGCGATCGGCGCCGCCTCGACCCGATCGCGGTGCAGGTGGCGGCGCCATCGACGACCTTCGCCGAAACCGTCGAGCAGCAACACGAGGCGATGCGACTCGGCACCCCGACCAACGCCATCATCGCCTGCTGGGTCGCGTTCGAGAGGACAGCTGCCGAGGTCGGCGTACCACGCCGCCCCGCGGAGACCTCCGGCGAACTCGCCGAGCTGATCTGCCAGGCCTTCAGCGTCGACCGCGCGGCCCTGCAGGAACTCGCCGAGTTGTATGGCGAGGCGCGGTTCTCCGATCACCCGTTGCAGGAGGCGCACCGCGACCGTGCGATCGCGGCACTGCAGCGAATCCGTGCATCACTGGACCGGCAGCCGATCGGATGA